The following are from one region of the Salmo salar chromosome ssa27, Ssal_v3.1, whole genome shotgun sequence genome:
- the LOC106588812 gene encoding protein FAM8A1, whose protein sequence is MATARTTENGPSSRSEESQEAQTNVNATTEYCAKLQEWMWQYYWGYANWQSWMTLTTFPFPPCNFPVAGNYQAPTGTPWPAGQPTLDARYGYNYPGIGYPFPFPAPPTTGFQTGQQMTAGTLPHDARPVQQQNGNAPQAGREYTIPSPLHRFLAETVDFFILFCVKATIILWIMHLSGMKDITKFVTHFIVEEIDENTSMEDLQKMMAVALVYRVLVCFYEIICIWGAGGATPGKFLLGLRVVTCNSSVLVRPNRVLVVPASNVTLSASTVRALNKNFSIAFLFPVFIILLFFQHNRTVYDVVAGTIVVQRRGAR, encoded by the exons ATGGCCACAGCCAGAACTACAGAGAATGGGCCGAGTTCGCGTTCCGAGGAGAGCCAAGAAGCGCAAACAAATGTCAACGCCACAACTGAATACTGCGCAAAGTTGCAGGAATGGATGTGGCAGTACTACTGGGGCTATGCAAATTGGCAAAGCTGGATGACCCTGACTACGTTTCCTTTTCCTCCGTGCAATTTTCCAGTAGCTGGAAACTATCAAGCGCCGACTGGAACTCCATGGCCCGCTGGACAACCAACTTTAGATGCCCGATATGGGTACAACTATCCGGGAATAGGGTACCCCTTTCCATTCCCTGCGCCCCCGACTACGGGTTTTCAGACAGGGCAGCAGATGACAGCTGGTACACTGCCTCATGATGCAAGGCCAGTGCAACAACAGAACGGAAACGCACCTCAAGCAG GTCGGGAATACACCATCCCTTCTCCCCTCCACAGATTCCTAGCAGAGACGGTGgacttctttattttattttgcgtCAAAGCAACCATCATCCTGTGGATTATGCACCTTAGTGGCATGAA GGACATCACTAAGTTCGTCACCCACTTCATAGTTGAGGAGATAGATGAGAACACGTCTATGGAGGACCTGCAGAAGATGATGGCAGTAGCTCTGGTCTACAGGGTACTGGTCTGTTTCTATGAG ATCATCTGTATCTGGGGTGCGGGTGGTGCCACCCCAGGGAAGTTCCTCCTTGGTCTTCGGGTCGTGACATGTAACAGTTCAGTCCTGGTCCGACCTAACCGGGTACTGGTGGTACCGGCATCTAACGTCACCCTGTCAGC TTCCACGGTGCGGGCGTTGAACAAGAACTTCTCCATTGCCTTCCTGTTCCCCGTCTTCattatcctcctcttcttccaacaCAACAGGACTGTCTATGACGTTGTGGCTGGAACCATCGTGGTGCAGCGCAGAGGGGCCAGATAA